One Nostoc sp. UHCC 0302 DNA window includes the following coding sequences:
- a CDS encoding cation:proton antiporter yields the protein MHTVILVLLEVLIVIGLSRLVGLAFKSIKQPLVIGEIVAGIMLGPSLLGLVAPHLAVTLFPPETIPFLNVLSQVGLIFFMFLIGLELNPKYLSGQLEVAVLTSHVSILVPFSLGTLLAVLLYPLVSNANVSFTAFALFLGAAMSITAFPVLARIITENNLQGTRLGTLALTCAAVDDVTAWCLLAVAIAVARTGNMAGAFPTIIASVIYIGFMLTVGRWFLKRLAAHYRRAGRLSQLLLAGIYMAVVASALITELIGIHLIFGAFLLGAAMPKDADLVREVAVKTEDFVLIFLLPVFFAYSGLRTEIGLLNRPELWILCVLVLAVAIAGKYIGTYIAARVSGINKREASALGWLMNTRGLTELIVLNIGLELGVISPLLFTMLVIMALVTTFMTSPLLEWTYPKRLIRLDVMEPDSQAETDIDTAGGESSTRPYRILVPVANPSTQKGLLQLAVALAQPAAGTALNSQNPAVVHPLSLIEFQEDYAFENTPVEADRLIAQRRQQLEELINTLEPPETRSHVHPLVGISSNVARETAQIAALEQADLILVGWHRPAFSSNRLGGRVGQILITARVDVAVFIDRGGERLESLLVPYSANTHDDLALILALRLLINRETSRLQILQVVANHLKDELSYELRTMMEQLPTSVRDRIDITIVEAQDPIQAVVEASKAVDLTIAGTSRTWGIERQTLGRYTDQLAIQCRSSLLITRRYSQLTPHLTSVLSEVGNQESTVGN from the coding sequence ATGCATACAGTTATTCTCGTTCTGCTTGAGGTGCTGATTGTTATTGGACTGTCACGACTGGTGGGATTAGCATTCAAGTCAATTAAGCAACCACTTGTAATTGGTGAGATTGTCGCCGGGATTATGCTCGGCCCATCTTTATTGGGTTTGGTTGCTCCCCATCTAGCAGTTACCTTATTTCCACCAGAAACTATTCCTTTTTTAAATGTCTTGTCTCAAGTGGGACTGATATTTTTCATGTTTCTGATTGGATTAGAACTAAATCCTAAATACTTAAGCGGTCAATTAGAAGTAGCAGTTTTAACTTCTCATGTAAGTATTTTGGTTCCGTTTTCTTTAGGAACATTGCTAGCGGTACTACTTTATCCCCTGGTTTCTAATGCAAATGTATCGTTTACTGCCTTCGCTCTATTTTTAGGGGCGGCAATGTCAATTACTGCCTTTCCAGTATTAGCGCGAATTATTACTGAGAACAATTTACAAGGCACGCGCTTAGGGACTTTGGCGTTAACTTGTGCAGCGGTAGATGATGTGACAGCTTGGTGCTTATTAGCAGTAGCGATCGCAGTAGCTCGTACTGGTAATATGGCTGGTGCATTCCCCACAATTATTGCAAGTGTGATCTACATCGGCTTCATGTTGACGGTGGGACGTTGGTTTCTTAAACGCCTTGCTGCCCACTACCGTCGTGCTGGACGTTTGAGCCAATTGCTTCTAGCCGGGATTTATATGGCAGTAGTTGCCTCTGCACTGATCACCGAACTAATTGGCATTCACCTGATTTTTGGGGCATTTTTACTGGGAGCAGCAATGCCCAAGGATGCAGACTTAGTAAGGGAAGTCGCAGTAAAAACTGAAGATTTTGTACTGATATTTTTGCTGCCAGTGTTTTTCGCCTACAGTGGTTTGCGGACGGAAATTGGTTTGCTTAACCGTCCTGAATTATGGATATTATGTGTATTGGTTTTAGCGGTGGCGATCGCAGGCAAGTATATTGGTACTTACATAGCAGCTCGTGTCAGTGGTATTAATAAACGGGAAGCATCGGCGCTTGGTTGGTTGATGAATACTCGTGGTTTGACCGAGTTGATAGTGCTAAATATAGGTTTGGAGTTAGGAGTAATTTCTCCATTGTTATTTACCATGCTGGTAATTATGGCCTTGGTAACTACGTTTATGACCTCGCCGCTGCTGGAATGGACGTATCCGAAAAGGCTGATCAGGCTGGATGTCATGGAACCAGACTCGCAAGCAGAAACAGATATAGATACTGCTGGCGGCGAATCTTCCACTCGTCCATATCGAATTTTAGTACCAGTAGCTAATCCCAGTACCCAAAAAGGTTTGTTACAGTTGGCAGTAGCCTTGGCGCAGCCTGCGGCAGGCACTGCTCTCAACTCTCAAAACCCAGCCGTTGTTCATCCCCTGAGCTTGATTGAGTTTCAAGAAGATTACGCTTTTGAAAATACCCCAGTTGAGGCAGATCGATTAATTGCACAGCGCCGCCAGCAGTTAGAAGAATTAATTAATACTCTTGAACCACCAGAAACACGCTCTCATGTGCATCCTTTAGTTGGCATATCGAGTAATGTCGCAAGAGAAACGGCACAGATTGCTGCACTCGAACAAGCAGATTTAATTTTAGTAGGATGGCATCGCCCGGCTTTTAGTAGCAATCGTTTAGGCGGACGAGTTGGTCAAATTCTCATCACCGCGCGTGTGGATGTGGCAGTATTTATAGACCGGGGAGGCGAGCGATTAGAAAGCTTGTTAGTGCCTTATTCTGCAAATACCCATGATGATTTAGCGCTGATACTTGCTCTGAGACTGCTAATTAACCGAGAAACTTCTAGGTTGCAGATTTTACAGGTAGTAGCAAATCATCTCAAGGATGAATTGAGTTACGAACTACGGACAATGATGGAGCAATTGCCGACTAGTGTACGCGATCGCATAGATATCACAATTGTTGAAGCCCAAGATCCTATCCAAGCCGTAGTCGAAGCATCAAAAGCTGTAGACCTGACTATTGCTGGTACTAGCCGTACTTGGGGTATCGAGCGTCAAACCTTGGGACGTTACACAGACCAATTAGCCATCCAGTGTCGCTCCTCTCTACTAATTACCCGCCGCTACAGCCAACTTACCCCTCACCTTACCTCTGTACTATCTGAGGTTGGTAATCAAGAATCAACAGTTGGGAATTGA
- a CDS encoding FHA domain-containing protein, with amino-acid sequence MNALTLQWHDAGQDKTQNIYEQQPSKNPGTVRIGRDPLRCDIVLSNPTVSGLHTEIFFHAQQQRFYIRNLRSQNPPLVNGQQLVQGERPLTEGTVIYLGQLKLQVTSVSVNSIPATILSPPQQPVANTYSTKPPEYQQQRVQPVHHHHHHQAHIAPPPGVYGLECPRCHKVSPVENLNTGCPWCGTSLAAAVSVLVAPSN; translated from the coding sequence ATGAACGCACTAACTTTACAGTGGCACGATGCAGGTCAAGATAAAACTCAGAATATTTACGAACAACAGCCAAGTAAAAATCCTGGCACCGTCCGCATTGGTCGCGATCCACTACGGTGCGATATTGTTCTGAGTAATCCTACCGTATCTGGTCTGCATACTGAAATATTTTTTCATGCCCAGCAGCAACGCTTCTATATCAGAAATTTGCGATCGCAAAATCCCCCCCTTGTAAATGGACAGCAACTAGTCCAGGGTGAAAGACCTTTAACTGAAGGTACTGTAATTTATTTAGGACAACTGAAACTTCAAGTCACTAGTGTTTCAGTTAACAGTATTCCAGCCACAATTTTGTCACCACCGCAACAACCAGTAGCAAATACTTATTCCACCAAGCCCCCAGAATATCAGCAGCAGCGAGTGCAACCAGTACATCATCACCATCATCACCAAGCGCACATAGCACCGCCCCCAGGAGTTTATGGTCTAGAATGCCCCAGATGTCATAAAGTTTCCCCAGTTGAGAACCTGAATACTGGTTGTCCCTGGTGTGGCACATCTTTGGCTGCGGCTGTCAGTGTTTTAGTAGCACCTAGTAATTAA
- a CDS encoding DUF3172 domain-containing protein, giving the protein MRRKPTGRSATTSKPSAFQSPLFNFTTIAILGGVLILGIGIGIAFSSTTTLTPSNVASREFIDTKAPNPEICVQYGASAMVMDARLFVTLNPFNVYVAQPSMRPGCVIRQNNWALLENRKLVTSDQVRDCKNRLNTFGFTGNLESDKPDIRCIYQNEAAQNFFTSQPGAVTTPQETDRF; this is encoded by the coding sequence ATGAGACGTAAACCCACTGGTAGATCAGCTACTACTTCTAAACCCTCTGCTTTTCAATCCCCTCTGTTTAACTTCACCACCATTGCAATTTTGGGAGGGGTATTGATTTTAGGAATTGGGATTGGCATTGCCTTTAGTTCTACAACTACACTGACCCCCTCAAATGTGGCTTCTCGTGAATTCATTGACACAAAAGCACCGAACCCTGAAATTTGTGTGCAGTATGGAGCTAGCGCTATGGTGATGGACGCTAGACTGTTTGTCACTCTCAACCCTTTCAATGTCTACGTTGCCCAGCCGAGTATGCGTCCTGGATGTGTGATTCGACAAAATAACTGGGCGCTTTTAGAGAACCGTAAGCTGGTGACATCTGACCAGGTAAGAGATTGCAAGAATCGCCTAAATACCTTTGGCTTTACTGGTAATTTAGAGAGTGATAAACCTGATATTAGGTGTATATATCAGAATGAAGCTGCTCAAAACTTCTTTACCTCTCAACCAGGAGCAGTTACAACGCCACAGGAAACAGATAGATTCTAA
- a CDS encoding type II CAAX endopeptidase family protein, which translates to MTTQNFDNPFRRLKVRNLILRCFLLIFGLSFALGFVQGFSSFKLNNQVAPLILYIFIFGLLCLWELADFKRLGINLKYVVGSVPNNHRCLPLVGLVMLVILFSLSAYLVSFYLLSLVAPAFVEGIIRQVATNPSPKGSEPLVYQLLGGMVYVVIGPIAEEFIFRGIILQSWAAKWGVRSALVVSSLLFGILHANILGLSLFGLIMGVLYIKTRTLIVPIACHALNNLTAVTMGLLSNDSNTTSVAESLEQLRSSWGLGVLLMLISLPLLVRFLFQNWPRQDAAVPYTINAYQGER; encoded by the coding sequence ATGACAACTCAAAATTTCGATAATCCATTCCGCAGGCTCAAAGTTCGTAATTTGATTTTGCGGTGTTTTCTACTAATATTTGGTCTCAGCTTTGCATTAGGTTTTGTGCAAGGTTTTAGTAGTTTTAAATTAAACAATCAAGTTGCTCCCTTAATACTATACATTTTTATCTTTGGGTTACTTTGTCTCTGGGAACTGGCAGACTTCAAACGCTTAGGAATCAATCTGAAGTATGTGGTGGGGAGTGTACCAAATAACCACAGATGCTTACCTTTAGTAGGCTTAGTCATGCTAGTCATCCTGTTTTCACTCAGTGCCTACTTAGTATCATTTTATTTGTTGTCATTGGTCGCGCCTGCCTTTGTAGAGGGAATCATCCGTCAGGTTGCTACAAATCCATCTCCTAAAGGTTCAGAACCACTGGTATATCAACTATTAGGAGGGATGGTTTATGTGGTAATTGGCCCAATTGCAGAGGAATTTATCTTTCGAGGGATTATTTTGCAGAGTTGGGCTGCTAAGTGGGGAGTTCGAAGTGCGTTGGTTGTTTCATCACTTTTATTTGGAATTCTGCACGCAAATATTTTGGGATTGTCCCTGTTTGGGTTAATCATGGGGGTGTTATACATCAAAACCCGAACGCTAATAGTACCCATCGCTTGCCATGCATTAAATAACTTAACCGCAGTCACAATGGGGCTTCTATCCAACGACTCGAACACTACCTCAGTTGCGGAGAGTTTAGAACAATTACGTTCTAGCTGGGGGCTAGGTGTCTTATTGATGCTAATCTCACTGCCTTTGCTAGTTCGCTTTCTCTTCCAGAATTGGCCTCGCCAGGATGCGGCAGTTCCTTACACAATCAACGCTTATCAAGGAGAAAGATAA
- a CDS encoding AMIN domain-containing protein, giving the protein MQQGLRTREFFQCCKQLFSVSLFGLYAVIAIETGSSAAAPVAKLNNWRFYPEKLRLEINLSAGTTPRYFYLAQPPRIVVDLPDTKLGSVATQQNYSGAIQKIRVSQLSPSVTRIVLDLAANTSFNPKQLQLQPFSPKNPTRWVLRPVSRSSSTAVQPKKSPASSNKPPQTTSKYQPPSNLPQTQYNYSQPPNNQPLTSTNLEQTSFMVLPPSSNLLPTNTNSQQPFVTVPPLTPNNPSQPPSSILPPPSFSNQPSNLNNLPPLKSEFPTPTNPNYPPNVPKIEVIEFGQPLPKNR; this is encoded by the coding sequence ATGCAACAGGGACTAAGAACTAGGGAATTTTTTCAATGCTGTAAACAGCTGTTTAGCGTCAGCTTGTTTGGCTTGTACGCCGTAATTGCCATTGAAACTGGTAGCAGTGCTGCCGCACCTGTAGCGAAGCTAAATAATTGGCGGTTTTATCCAGAGAAACTGCGACTGGAAATTAACCTCTCAGCAGGAACAACCCCCCGCTATTTCTACCTTGCCCAACCCCCTCGTATCGTTGTAGATTTGCCGGATACTAAATTAGGCTCTGTTGCCACTCAACAAAATTATTCTGGAGCAATCCAAAAAATTCGCGTTTCTCAACTCAGCCCCAGTGTCACACGCATTGTTTTAGATTTAGCAGCAAATACTTCTTTCAATCCAAAGCAACTGCAACTGCAACCCTTTTCCCCAAAGAACCCCACTCGCTGGGTATTACGTCCTGTTAGCCGTAGTTCCAGTACTGCTGTGCAACCAAAAAAATCACCGGCTTCTTCCAACAAACCGCCTCAAACAACTTCTAAATACCAGCCACCTAGTAACCTACCTCAAACACAATACAACTACTCACAGCCGCCTAATAACCAACCCCTGACTAGTACGAACCTAGAGCAGACTTCATTCATGGTTTTGCCTCCATCTAGCAACCTACTGCCAACAAATACTAACTCTCAGCAACCTTTTGTCACTGTACCTCCCTTGACTCCTAACAACCCTTCTCAACCACCTAGTTCTATTCTTCCTCCTCCTAGTTTCTCAAATCAACCCAGTAACTTGAATAATCTTCCCCCTCTCAAGTCAGAGTTTCCAACTCCAACAAATCCCAACTATCCACCCAATGTTCCGAAAATTGAGGTGATTGAGTTTGGTCAACCTTTACCCAAAAACAGGTAA
- a CDS encoding cation:proton antiporter encodes MSNFDLVIRLFLQLTVILATCRIVTIFGRRYLGQTDVVCEMIAGVMLGPSLLGLLAPELQQWLFPKLPILTAIGTKIPNPSMSILYAISQIGLAIYMFLIGLEFDTKLLKHHIKSAGLLSAAGIITPFILGAIASFLLYNNGDFFKANVTPWAAALYMGASMTITAFPMLARIIYERGLAKTRFGTLALGAASVDDAVAWCLLAVVLASVKNSMGIAVLAIGGGIVYVVFAIFLGQPLLSIFTRMTKRDAGVSRQTLTLLLVVLMFCAWFTDATGIYAIFGAFVLGAAMPRGEFSQQIRQHTEFFTTSFLLPIFFVFSGLNTQIGLVNTPFLWGVTILIVAIAVLGKGVACFFAARIGGENWRNSAIIGSLMNARGLMELIILNVGLEQGIITPTLFTIMVIMAIITTLMASPLITFFLQGKNYEKSSV; translated from the coding sequence ATGTCAAATTTTGATTTGGTTATTAGGCTATTTCTGCAACTCACAGTGATTTTAGCCACTTGTCGCATTGTTACAATCTTTGGACGACGCTATCTTGGCCAAACTGATGTTGTCTGCGAAATGATTGCAGGCGTCATGCTAGGCCCATCACTATTAGGCTTACTTGCACCCGAATTACAACAATGGCTGTTTCCTAAACTTCCTATCTTGACTGCGATAGGAACAAAGATCCCGAATCCTTCCATGTCGATTCTTTATGCCATCAGCCAAATTGGGTTGGCAATTTATATGTTTTTGATTGGGCTGGAGTTCGATACCAAACTCTTAAAACACCACATTAAAAGTGCAGGATTGCTATCTGCTGCCGGAATTATTACTCCATTTATCTTAGGAGCGATCGCTTCTTTTTTACTTTATAACAATGGCGATTTTTTTAAAGCTAACGTAACGCCTTGGGCTGCTGCTTTGTACATGGGTGCATCAATGACGATTACGGCTTTTCCTATGTTAGCTCGGATTATTTACGAGCGCGGTCTTGCGAAAACACGCTTCGGTACTTTAGCACTAGGTGCAGCATCAGTTGATGATGCAGTTGCTTGGTGTTTACTAGCAGTTGTGCTTGCCAGTGTCAAAAATTCTATGGGCATAGCTGTCTTAGCAATTGGTGGTGGTATTGTTTACGTAGTATTTGCGATTTTCTTAGGGCAACCTTTACTTAGCATCTTCACGCGGATGACAAAACGCGATGCAGGTGTAAGTCGGCAAACCCTGACTTTATTATTGGTAGTTTTGATGTTCTGCGCTTGGTTTACTGATGCCACAGGTATCTATGCAATATTTGGTGCATTTGTACTTGGTGCAGCGATGCCACGTGGAGAATTTTCTCAACAAATTCGCCAACACACCGAGTTTTTTACTACTTCATTCTTACTACCGATTTTCTTTGTTTTCTCTGGACTCAATACTCAAATTGGATTGGTAAACACACCTTTTTTGTGGGGAGTCACAATATTAATCGTGGCGATCGCTGTTTTAGGTAAAGGCGTTGCTTGCTTCTTTGCAGCAAGGATTGGAGGCGAGAATTGGCGTAATTCAGCGATAATTGGTTCATTGATGAATGCTCGTGGTTTGATGGAGTTAATCATCCTTAATGTTGGGCTGGAGCAAGGTATCATCACTCCAACTTTATTTACTATCATGGTTATTATGGCAATTATTACTACACTTATGGCATCGCCATTAATTACTTTCTTTTTACAGGGCAAAAACTATGAAAAATCTTCTGTTTAA
- a CDS encoding GDSL-type esterase/lipase family protein gives MQTFELPSSMQLSVPPNQCQPLKIIALGDSLVYGYGDPERGGWVEQLRRWWMLPDSAGHVLYNLGVRGDRTQQVAQRLEVEFRHRGELRNRVPDLIILSVGVNDSARLARPNGRSYTDFAAFESEIASLLDLAQQLCPVLFVGMVPVDEAKMPFLDCFYYNHADQCRYKEATQIACSKRQIPYLDIFEQWMARGETWRLKRLSEDGLHPNTLGYQALLEDVLNWEPLAAYHSIYDCHLRSS, from the coding sequence ATGCAAACCTTCGAGCTTCCTTCCTCAATGCAGCTGTCTGTACCACCAAACCAATGTCAGCCTTTGAAGATTATCGCACTGGGGGATAGCTTAGTCTATGGATACGGCGATCCCGAAAGAGGAGGTTGGGTAGAACAACTCCGGCGATGGTGGATGTTACCAGATAGTGCTGGTCATGTTCTTTATAACTTAGGCGTCAGAGGCGATCGCACACAACAAGTAGCTCAAAGGCTAGAAGTTGAATTTCGCCATCGGGGTGAACTGCGAAATCGCGTCCCTGACTTAATTATTCTCTCAGTAGGTGTCAATGATTCAGCGCGGTTGGCTCGTCCTAATGGTCGAAGTTATACAGATTTTGCAGCATTTGAATCAGAAATTGCTTCTCTGTTAGATTTAGCACAGCAACTGTGTCCCGTGTTATTTGTAGGGATGGTGCCAGTGGATGAAGCCAAAATGCCATTTCTCGATTGCTTTTACTACAATCATGCCGATCAATGCCGCTACAAAGAAGCTACTCAAATTGCTTGCAGCAAACGGCAAATTCCCTATTTAGATATTTTTGAGCAATGGATGGCACGTGGTGAAACTTGGCGACTCAAGCGCCTCAGTGAAGATGGTCTCCACCCCAACACATTAGGCTATCAAGCCTTATTAGAGGATGTACTAAATTGGGAACCATTAGCAGCTTATCATTCTATATATGATTGCCACTTAAGATCATCTTAG
- a CDS encoding prohibitin family protein: MRNINRNPNSEVPIWFYLTGGLVLLIVAIIFRPFSIVNAGERGVLMKFGKVQDQVLDEGIHPIMPIVTSVRRLSVRVQQNTFQSDAASKDLQKVTTELAVNWHVDPARVNKVFQQVGDQQQIITGIITPAVSEVLKAATAKKTAEEIITRRTELKEEIDANLKNRLAAYGVVVDDVSLVNFAFSPEFSRAIESKQIAEQEAKQAGFIAQKATQEAQAEVNRAKGQAEAQRLQRQTLTAELLQKQAIEKWDGRFPMVIGGNSSLPLININPDSLATKDNKQ; this comes from the coding sequence ATGCGTAACATCAATAGAAACCCTAACTCTGAAGTTCCAATTTGGTTTTACTTAACTGGAGGACTAGTTTTATTAATTGTGGCAATTATTTTTCGCCCTTTTAGTATTGTTAATGCAGGCGAAAGAGGCGTTCTCATGAAATTTGGCAAAGTTCAGGATCAAGTCTTAGATGAAGGTATTCATCCGATTATGCCAATTGTAACATCAGTCAGAAGGCTGAGTGTACGCGTGCAGCAAAACACTTTTCAATCTGATGCTGCTTCTAAAGACCTCCAGAAAGTTACAACAGAACTTGCTGTAAATTGGCACGTTGATCCGGCACGAGTCAATAAAGTTTTTCAGCAAGTTGGCGATCAGCAACAAATCATTACGGGAATAATCACTCCAGCTGTATCTGAAGTTCTTAAAGCAGCAACTGCTAAAAAGACAGCAGAAGAAATTATAACTAGAAGGACAGAACTCAAAGAAGAAATTGATGCAAATTTGAAAAACCGTTTAGCTGCTTATGGTGTAGTAGTAGATGATGTTTCTCTAGTAAATTTTGCCTTTTCTCCAGAGTTTAGCCGGGCGATTGAATCTAAACAAATCGCTGAACAAGAGGCGAAGCAAGCAGGATTTATTGCTCAAAAAGCAACTCAGGAAGCTCAAGCAGAAGTTAACCGTGCAAAAGGGCAAGCTGAAGCGCAAAGATTACAACGGCAAACTTTAACAGCAGAGTTGTTGCAAAAGCAAGCGATAGAAAAATGGGACGGACGTTTTCCGATGGTGATTGGTGGTAATAGTTCGCTACCATTAATTAATATTAATCCCGATAGTTTAGCCACCAAAGATAATAAACAGTAA
- a CDS encoding FHA domain-containing protein, which yields MTNLQIQLSWEDPATGERREPKLNVPIAFGREFPRLPVEHEGQRVSRMLLNSNEVSRYHALIDWEQNQLVVTDQGSVNGIFVNGQQQTRSILANGDTLQIGPYMMTVTFATSATASITSPPSTIQFNPNTNLPDPRLTPDQSVTPLRSNFPPSAFQAQTVVVQALHATGLPVDESDYLAIGAGLGSFIWVDLLRISGVSADKILALGLEAEPYARYKRLCLNSQIPLYERLRSNSDSCPDNIWGWPSYALRESWVDFTQGKLKSAFGYLWQVFSEPTFAETYTPRAGNVFNSIDREAKRIGWNQIYRYGRVRGIRKTDDGRYCVAYSRGSGNHAFIVSRYLHLATGYPAIQFLPDLQAYRERYQDFKSVVNAYEAHDHVYEQLERQGGTVLIRGRGIVASRIFQRIYEARKRNQNITVLHLMRSPKPQGNKFQKAQRQVKNHYEFQPFNWPKACWGGELRVMLEKATPDERKRLLADWGGTTTADRHDWQDITEQGLREGWYQITFGEVLGVERDAKNFTITHIREKGFGEMKLAADFIIDATGLDAKVETNPLLDDLVKHYNLPINHLGRLVVANNFELVEMRSGKGQMYAAGAITLGGPYAAVDSFLGLQYAALVAVDGLAAARAPGVHYLNTVSSLRQWWKWALNQSP from the coding sequence ATGACTAACTTACAAATTCAATTGAGTTGGGAAGATCCAGCGACGGGGGAACGGCGAGAACCAAAGTTGAATGTGCCTATAGCCTTTGGTCGAGAATTCCCTCGTTTACCTGTTGAACACGAAGGACAGCGCGTTTCTAGGATGCTGCTCAACAGTAATGAAGTTTCTCGCTACCATGCGCTGATAGATTGGGAGCAAAATCAACTGGTGGTGACTGACCAAGGCAGCGTTAACGGTATATTTGTCAACGGTCAACAACAAACGCGCAGTATTCTGGCTAATGGTGATACTTTGCAAATTGGCCCGTACATGATGACGGTGACGTTTGCTACTAGCGCAACTGCATCAATCACAAGTCCCCCTTCTACGATTCAATTCAACCCAAACACCAATCTCCCAGACCCCAGGTTGACACCCGACCAGTCTGTGACGCCCTTGAGGAGTAATTTTCCACCTTCAGCATTCCAGGCGCAAACAGTGGTTGTGCAAGCGCTTCATGCTACAGGCTTGCCTGTTGATGAATCTGATTATCTCGCGATCGGGGCAGGATTAGGTAGCTTTATCTGGGTTGATTTGCTGCGAATTAGTGGTGTTAGTGCTGATAAGATTCTGGCTTTGGGATTAGAAGCAGAACCTTATGCTCGTTACAAGCGGCTATGTCTGAATTCACAAATTCCTTTATATGAAAGACTGCGCTCTAATTCTGACTCTTGTCCAGATAATATTTGGGGCTGGCCTAGTTATGCTCTGCGGGAATCTTGGGTTGATTTCACCCAAGGGAAGTTGAAGTCAGCATTTGGGTATTTGTGGCAAGTGTTTTCTGAACCAACATTTGCCGAAACTTATACACCCCGTGCGGGTAATGTCTTTAATTCTATAGACCGAGAAGCAAAGCGCATTGGCTGGAATCAAATTTATCGCTATGGACGAGTTAGGGGAATTCGCAAAACAGATGATGGCAGATATTGCGTAGCCTATTCTCGTGGTTCTGGAAATCATGCTTTTATAGTTAGTCGTTATTTACATTTAGCAACAGGCTACCCAGCAATTCAGTTTCTTCCAGATTTACAAGCTTATAGAGAAAGATATCAAGATTTTAAATCGGTCGTTAATGCTTATGAAGCACACGATCATGTTTATGAACAGCTAGAACGACAAGGTGGTACGGTTTTGATTCGGGGGCGGGGGATTGTCGCTTCGCGGATTTTTCAGCGCATTTATGAAGCTAGAAAACGCAATCAGAATATTACAGTTTTGCATTTGATGCGATCGCCTAAACCCCAAGGTAACAAATTCCAAAAAGCCCAGCGTCAAGTCAAAAATCATTACGAATTCCAACCCTTTAACTGGCCCAAAGCCTGTTGGGGCGGAGAACTCCGTGTCATGCTAGAAAAAGCTACTCCTGATGAACGCAAGCGCTTACTAGCAGACTGGGGCGGTACTACCACTGCTGACCGCCACGACTGGCAAGACATTACTGAGCAAGGGTTACGTGAAGGTTGGTATCAAATTACCTTCGGTGAGGTGCTAGGCGTAGAACGGGATGCCAAAAACTTCACTATTACCCATATCCGAGAAAAAGGCTTTGGGGAAATGAAACTAGCCGCTGACTTTATTATTGACGCTACCGGACTAGATGCCAAAGTCGAAACCAATCCTCTACTGGATGATTTGGTAAAACATTACAACCTGCCGATAAATCACTTGGGACGGTTGGTTGTGGCGAATAATTTTGAGCTGGTAGAAATGCGTAGTGGTAAAGGTCAGATGTATGCAGCTGGGGCAATTACCCTTGGTGGCCCTTATGCAGCAGTTGATAGTTTTCTTGGTTTACAGTACGCCGCATTAGTCGCTGTTGATGGACTCGCCGCCGCCCGTGCGCCTGGAGTCCATTATCTAAATACTGTAAGTTCCTTAAGGCAATGGTGGAAGTGGGCGTTGAATCAGTCACCTTAG
- the nfi gene encoding deoxyribonuclease V (cleaves DNA at apurinic or apyrimidinic sites): MKIYQPHTWPRTVEEAIVIQEKLRSQVITEDQLEEPVQYVAGVDMGFEADGTISRAAVAVLSFPDLQVIETNLAYRPTSFPYIPGFLSFREIPAVIDALEKIKTTPNIILCDGQGIAHPRRLGIASHLGIIVDIPTIGVAKSLLIGKHEELPETKGSLQPLIHKGETIGAVLRTRTGVKPVYVSSGHRISLNTAINYVLHCTPKYRLPETTRIADKLASAR, from the coding sequence ATGAAGATTTATCAACCTCATACTTGGCCTCGAACAGTAGAGGAAGCTATAGTCATCCAAGAAAAGTTGCGATCGCAGGTAATTACAGAGGATCAACTCGAAGAACCCGTCCAGTACGTAGCTGGTGTGGATATGGGTTTTGAAGCCGATGGTACAATTAGCCGTGCAGCAGTGGCTGTACTGAGTTTTCCTGATTTACAAGTCATCGAAACAAATCTCGCTTACCGTCCTACTTCGTTTCCCTACATTCCTGGTTTTTTGTCATTTCGAGAAATACCAGCGGTAATCGACGCATTAGAAAAGATTAAAACAACACCAAATATCATTCTGTGTGATGGCCAAGGTATTGCTCATCCTCGAAGATTAGGTATAGCCAGCCATTTAGGTATTATTGTAGATATACCGACGATTGGTGTAGCAAAATCATTGTTGATTGGCAAGCATGAAGAATTACCAGAAACTAAAGGCAGCTTGCAACCTCTGATACATAAAGGTGAAACGATTGGAGCAGTTTTAAGAACACGTACAGGAGTCAAACCTGTGTATGTATCCAGCGGTCATAGAATCAGCTTAAACACAGCAATTAACTACGTATTGCACTGTACTCCTAAATATCGGTTGCCAGAAACCACACGCATTGCTGATAAATTAGCGTCTGCAAGATAA